In the genome of Coregonus clupeaformis isolate EN_2021a chromosome 1, ASM2061545v1, whole genome shotgun sequence, one region contains:
- the LOC121576512 gene encoding zinc finger protein 3 homolog, giving the protein MQKQMSGMKGPPFPLPSLRLMVPPLRLVSAAIWQTVQQRHVMDYGMLEEFVTMVTEMVPELLNHSQRAQLILGLRARLVLELCRSKPITDLQTIQPHLDRIQTLTPLWGTQATDAEVGLSESNFLGLVQTLLKDPDEREHFFQDVFPVEFGPSYDAAIQKLMWQFLSRLEKLLPVSNFQQAALLLSDVPSVLEECVESVSHPQELKTLLQYHRDLSPLDNHDPPFSTDGDCILSALCLPPVERVVISTEVEKEGTSMDVKEREGVESRSGECEKNKTSSVSDEDDAEFADQVTDKVEPKYETVMVIGEDGMVQPFEDLSVGKNSYFKKPKIMTHKASGSHGEQMLSIFNSKSNVIISSMLYQPSVDLQRIDTTNLILLPLRPVRRNRGLKMKTFLAQEQKQTKTEFSEKYTFKKCPICEKTFSRSADMRRHQKIHTGEPIQNPKHKESKVCCICGRMFADIEKLDRHKLVHKPLKCTMCENSFNGVKPLKKHYLDVHKFNGPFLCTYCEKSFTELSDLVRHERTHTLPYQCSHCPKKCKSSTTLAEHERIHTGEKCLCWECGKGFINQTTLRNHMLNVHSKPEDKHSCSQCDKSYGEKRALVSHVKICHAGVRFPCTYCGKLFLSMSSLTRHDLIHTQEKPFKCTESECGKGFRSPKELRVHMRYHTGERPYKCKVCGKGFTQNCYITRHMRTHTGEKPYPCSVCGRNFSDLRVRKRHMMTHTGEKPYKCLKCEKAFSRTELLKAHDKKEH; this is encoded by the exons ATGCAAAAACAAATGTCTGGGATGAAAG GTCCCCcttttcccctcccctctctgcgcCTCATGGTCCCACCACTACGGCTGGTCTCAGCAGCCATCTGGCAAACGGTCCAGCAAAGACACGTGATGGATTATGGGATGTTGGAGGAGTTTGTTACCATGGTCACAGAGATGGTTCCAGAGCTTCTGAACCACAGTCAGAGGGCCCAACTTATTCTGGGTCTTCGAGCACgg CTGGTCCTGGAGTTGTGTCGCTCTAAGCCGATCACAGACCTCCAGACCATTCAGCCACACCTGGACAGGATACAGACCCTCACACCTCTCTGGGGGACACAG GCGACTGATGCAGAGGTAGGATTATCTGAATCCAACTTCCTGGGGCTGGTTCAAACCCTTCTGAAAGATCCAGATGAGAGAGAACATTTCTTCCAG GATGTTTTTCCTGTAGAATTTGGTCCCAGTTATGACGCAGCCATCCAGAAACTCATGTGGCAATTTCTTTCGAGACTTGAGAAGCTACTTCCCGTATCAAACTTCCAACAG GCTGCCTTGCTGCTCAGCGATGTTCCCTCTGTTCTGGAGGAATGTGTTGAGTCCGTGTCTCACCCTCAAGAGCTGAAAACCCTGCTTCAATACCACAGAGACCTCAGCCCGCTGGACAACCATG ACCCTCCATTTTCCACCGATGGGGACTGCATTCTCTcagctctctgtcttcctcctgtgGAACGGGTGGTGATTTCAACAGAGGTGGAGAAAGAAGGAACAAGTATGGATGTAAAAGAAAGAGAAGGGGTGGAAAGCAGGTCAGGGGAATGTGAGAAAAACAAAACTTCCTCTGTTAGTGATGAGGATGATGCAGAGTTTGCTGACCAAGTGACAGACAAGGTGGAACCAAAGTACGAAACGGTGATGGTTATCGGGGAAGACGGGATGGTGCAGCCTTTTGAAGATTTAAGTGTCGGGAAAAATAGTTATTTCAAAAAGCCTAAAATAATGACACACAAAGCCAGTGGAAGTCATGGAGAACAAATGCTTAGCATATTCAACAGCAAGTCTAATGTGATCATATCCTCCATGCTTTACCAGCCCTCAGTGGATCTACAAAGGATTGACACTACCAACCTGATATTATTGCCCTTAAGACCAGTAAGAAGAAACAGAGGGCTGAAGATGAAGACATTTCTAGCACAAGAACAGAAACAAACCAAAACTGAATTTTCTGAAAAATATACATTCAAGAAGTGCCCAATTTGTGAGAAGACTTTCAGTCGAAGTGCAGACATGAGGCGGCACCAGAAAATCCACACAGGGGAGCCTATCCAGAACCCAAAACACAAAGAGTCAAAAGTGTGCTGCATTTGCGGAAGGATGTTCGCAGACATAGAAAAGCTGGACAGGCATAAGCTGGTGCACAAGCCTTTGAAATGCACCATGTGTGAAAACAGCTTTAACGGTGTCAAGCCCCTCAAGAAACACTATCTGGATGTCCATAAATTCAACGGGCCATTCCTCTGCACCTACTGTGAGAAGAGCTTCACTGAGTTATCAGATCTCGTCAGACACGAGAGGACTCACACTCTCCCTTACCAGTGTTCCCACTGTCCAAAGAAATGTAAATCATCAACGACTCTTGCCGAACATgaaagaatacacacaggagagaaatgccTTTGCTGGGAATGTGGAAAAGGCTTTATCAACCAAACAACGCTGAGAAACCACATGCTAAATGTTCACAGCAAACCCGAAGATAAACACTCCTGCTCCCAGTGTGACAAATCATACGGGGAGAAGAGGGCATTAGTAAGTCATGTGAAGATCTGTCATGCAGGGGTGCGTTTCCCCTGCACATACTGCGGTAAGTTGTTTCTGAGCATGTCCTCATTGACAAGGCATGACTTGATTCACACTCAGGAGAAGCCTTTTAAATGCACCGAGTCAGAGTGCGGCAAGGGTTTCAGATCTCCAAAGGAACTGAGGGTACACATGAGATATCATACTGGAGAGCGGCCATATAAGTGCAAAGTCTGTGGGAAGGGTTTTACGCAAAATTGTTATATCACTCGACACATGCGAACTCATACGGGGGAGAAGCCGTATCCGTGTTCTGTCTGTGGGAGAAACTTTTCTGACTTAAGGGTACGGAAAAGACACATGATGACTCACACCGGAGAGAAGCCCTACAAATGTTTAAAATGTGAGAAAGCTTTCAGTCGGACAGAACTTTTGAAAGCACATGACAAGAAAGAACACTGA
- the LOC121576506 gene encoding zinc finger protein 23-like has translation MQKQMSVGKGPPLPLPSLRLMVPPLRLVSAAIWQTVQQRQVMDYGMLEEFVTMVTEMVPELLNNSQRAQLILGLRARLVLELCCSKPITDLQTIQPHLDRIQTLTPLWGTQADDGDLSESNFLGLIQTLLKDPDEMEHFFQDVFPVEFGPKYDAAIEKLMCQFLSRLEKLLPVSNFQQAAFLLSDVPSVLEECVESVSHPQQLKTLLQYHRDLGQLDNHDTLSSTDGDCILSALCLPPVERVVIATEQTESETQVSSLNVFMDTFTKELEVDSATLTEYTEMEPGTSMDVVEREESVECERNNKLSIEFADPVEHEDMEVHAGNEEENVVGIGPVKDETEDIVEEVDSRYETVMVIGADGVAQPYEDLRVKRKRSFRKPKLTTHKARGSHEEQIKIISSMLHKPSVKLQRIDTTNLMLPCRPVRQNRGRKMKTLLARERKQTETELLEEKTLKKCPICGKTFSRGAEMKWHQKIHTGVRPFQCLQCRKRFQCHFDQTRHQQNVCKVVVSKPKGETHKQFEGNDERPEMLNKSYKDPQSSEKLRVKCEKDLKKRRSRSPASGEKDSEMSSETVQKPEGVDTEPSSGTPLEATPEDSDSSSTSTPQDPSYEPSQTEKRKQSKVCCICKKLLPKSYSMQVHMRSHSDLRPHKCPHCGQMFKNIYDMRKHIVKIVCKVLRAKPEEAHAQVHALTHSPLHCTECSRMFADPEKLDRHKLVHKPLKCTMCENSFNGVQPLKKHYLDVHKFSGPFLCTYCEKSYTDLAALLRHERTHTGDLPYQCSHCPRKFNLSAVLVEHERIHTGEKPCLCWECGKGFINNAKLKMHMLCVHRKPEDKHFSCSQCDKSYALQRTLQGHVARHHAGVRYPCTYCGKLFLSMSSLTRHDLIHTQERPFKCNVSECGKSFKSKSEVKVHMRYHTGERPFQCKVCGKGFTQNCYLTRHMRTHTGEKPYPCSVCGRNFSDSRKRKRHMMTHTGEKPYKCLKCEKAFSRTELLKAHDKKEH, from the exons ATGCAAAAACAAATGTCTGTGGGGAAAG gtccccctcttcctctcccctctctgcgcCTCATGGTCCCACCACTACGGCTGGTCTCAGCAGCCATCTGGCAAACGGTCCAGCAAAGACAGGTGATGGATTATGGGATGCTGGAAGAGTTTGTTACCATGGTCACAGAGATGGTTCCAGAGCTTCTGAACAACAGTCAGAGGGCCCAACTTATTCTGGGTCTTCGAGCACgg CTGGTCCTGGAGTTGTGTTGCTCCAAGCCGATCACAGACCTCCAGACCATTCAGCCACACCTGGACAGGATACAGACCCTCACACCTCTCTGGGGGACACAG GCTGATGATGGAGATTTATCAGAATCCAACTTTCTGGGTTTGATTCAAaccctgctgaaagacccagatgAGATGGAACACTTCTTTCAG GATGTTTTTCCTGTGGAATTTGGTCCCAAATATGATGCAGCAATAGAGAAACTCATGTGTCAGTTTCTTTCAAGACTTGAGAAGCTACTTCCAGTATCAAACTTTCAACAG GCTGCGTTCCTGCTCAGCGATGTCCCCTCTGTTCTGGAAGAATGTGTTGAGTCTGTGTCTCACCCTCAACAGCTGAAAACCCTGCTTCAATACCACAGAGACCTCGGCCAGCTGGACAACCATG ATACTCTGTCTTCCACCGATGGGGACTGCATTCTctcagctctctgtctccctcctgtaGAAAGGGTGGTGATTGCAACAGAACAGACAGAATCAGAAACACAGGTTTCATCCTTGAATGTCTTCATGGATACATTCACCAAAGAGTTGGAGGTGGACTCTGCAACACTGACAGAGTACACAGAGATGGAACCGGGGACAAGTATGGATGTAgtagaaagagaggagagcgTGGAATGTGAGAGAAACAACAAACTATCTATAGAGTTCGCTGACCCTGTGGAACATGAGGACATGGAGGTTCATGCCGGTAATGAAGAAGAGAATGTTGTGGGGATTGGACCAGTAAAAGATGAGACGGAAGATATTGTTGAAGAGGTGGACTCCAGGTACGAAACAGTGATGGTTATCGGGGCAGATGGGGTGGCACAGCCTTATGAAGATTTAAGAGTCAAAAGGAAGAGATCTTTCAGAAAGCCCAAACTAACGACACATAAAGCCAGGGGAAGTCATGAAGAACAAATTAAAATAAtatcctccatgcttcacaagCCTTCAGTGAAGCTACAAAGGATTGACACAACTAACCTGATGTTGCCCTGTAGACCAGTTAGACAAAACAGGGGGCGTAAGATGAAAACGTTGCTAGCACGAGAACGGAAACAAACCGAAACAGAATTGTTAGAAGAAAAAACATTAAAGAAATGCCCAATTTGTGGGAAGACTTTCAGTCGAGGTGCAGAAATGAAGTGGCACCAGAAAATCCACACAGGGGTGCGCCCATTTCAGTGTCTCCAGTGTAGGAAGCGCTTCCAGTGCCATTTTGATCAGACGAGACATCAGCAAAATGTGTGTAAAGTAGTTGTGTCAAAACCTAAAGGTGAAACACACAAGCAGTTCGAAGGAAATGATGAAAGACCTGAAATGTTGAATAAGAGTTACAAGGACCCGCAGAGCTCGGAGAAGCTGAGAGTCAAATGTGAAAAAGACTTAAAGAAAAGACGTAGCAGATCTCCAGCTAGTGGTGAGAAGGACTCTGAGATGTCCAGCGAAACAGTCCAGAAACCTGAGGGAGTTGACACAGAGCCGTCCAGTGGAACTCCTCTCGAGGCAACACCTGAGGACAGTGACTCATCCTCTACCAGTACACCCCAAGACCCATCTTACGAACCTAGCCAGACTGAAAAACGCAAACAGTCAAAAGTGTGCTGCATTTGTAAAAAACTTTTGCCAAAATCTTACAGCATGCAAGTTCACATGAGATCCCACTCAGATCTGCGCCCTCACAAATGTCCTCATTGTGGGCAGATGTTCAAGAACATCTATGATATGAGAAAGCACATTGTAAAGATAGTGTGCAAGGTGCTGCGAGCTAAGCCTGAAGAGGCCCATGCCCAGGTACATGCACTCACCCACAGCCCTCTACACTGCACTGAGTGCAGTAGGATGTTTGCAGACCCAGAAAAGCTGGACAGGCATAAGCTGGTGCACAAGCCTTTGAAATGCACCATGTGTGAAAACAGCTTCAACGGTGTCCAGCCACTCAAGAAACACTATCTGGATGTTCATAAATTCAGCGGGCCATTCCTCTGCACCTACTGTGAGAAAAGCTACACTGATTTAGCAGCACTCCTCAGACACGAGAGGACTCACACCGGAGACCTCCCATACCAGTGCTCCCACTGTCCAAGGAAGTTCAACTTATCAGCGGTTCTTGTCGAACacgagagaatacacacaggagagaaaccatgcCTTTGCTGGGAGTGTGGAAAGGGCTTTATCAACAATGCAAAACTGAAAATGCACATGCTATGTGTTCACAGAAAACCTGAAGATAAACACTTCTCCTGCTCTCAGTGTGACAAATCTTATGCGTTACAAAGGACGTTACAAGGCCATGTGGCGAGACATCATGCTGGGGTGCGTTATCCCTGCACATACTGCGGTAAGCTGTTTCTCAGCATGTCCTCATTGACAAGGCATGATCTGATTCACACTCAGGAGAGGCCTTTTAAATGCAACGTGTCTGAGTGCGGCAAAAGTTTCAAATCGAAATCTGAAGTGAAGGTACACATGAGATACCATACTGGAGAGCGGCCATTTCAGTGTAAAGTCTGTGGGAAGGGTTTTACTCAAAACTGTTATCTTACTCGACACATGCGAACTCATACGGGGGAGAAGCCGTATCCGTGTTCTGTCTGTGGGAGAAACTTTTCTGACTCTAGGAAACGGAAAAGACACATGATGactcacactggagagaagccctaCAAATGTTTAAAATGCGAGAAAGCTTTCAGTCGGACAGAACTTTTGAAAGCACATGACAAGAAAGAACACTGA
- the LOC121576561 gene encoding cerebellar degeneration-related protein 2: MLTDMIEVEEFEIKEEEPWYDNQDLEHDLHLAAALGKTLLDRNSELEQGLQQMYSTNQEQLQEIEYLTKQMDLLRQVNDQHAKVYEQLDQSSRELEQSNTRLVQDNRAAQHKIQGLTEMIEALQTQMEDLQCQVENLKTAPANPHRQPLTESYRPYGAQSVSCLNDLQPTHRYSSYDSGDQSDDRWSPSDLSWREEEQESLRRSLRSLQTQLVNERARREGAERDADLLANENVALEQRLGMMEGCQARLAELECEAEELRQLWRANHATKASRSRVSLTMLPNTLFFPLNQERGIGEDGESEGDVMDVSYLSKLKGCDVLKRCNSEKQLRSPWDEGSEVDESHDHERSCIRRSEVVKQRGISLLNEVDAQYSALQVKYDALLRLCHQGQPDPSQQHNHKEVQTPSGAPSDCPQSPAPASLRKAAGTDMKGQEDELHQPDYKALFKEIFTCIQKTKEDLSENRGKPWQLE, encoded by the exons ATGCTTACAGATATGATTGAGGTGGAAGAATTCGAAATTAAGGAGGAAGAACCTTGGTATGACAACCAGGACCTTGAGCATG ACCTCCACCTGGCTGCTGCGCTGGGGAAGACCCTGCTGGACAGGAACAGTGAGCTGGAGCAGGGTCTTCAGCAGatgtactccaccaatcaggaacagctACAGGAGATAGAG TACCTGACTAAGCAGATGGACCTCCTGAGGCAGGTGAATGACCAGCATGCTAAGGTGTACGAGCAGCTAGACCAGTCTTCCAGAGAGCTGGAGCAAAGCAACACCCGCCTGGTACAGGACAACCGGGCCGCCCAGCACAAGATCCAGGG GCTGACAGAGATGATCGAGGCTCTGCAGACCCAGATGGAGGATCTTCAATGTCAGGTCGAAAATTTGAAGACCGCCCCTGCCAATCCCCATAGGCAACCCCTTACAGAGTCATATCGGCCCTACGGGGCGCAGAGTGTGTCCTGTCTGAATGACCTGCAACCCACACACAG ATACTCGAGTTACGACTCTGGCGACCAATCTGATGACCGCTGGTCTCCATCTGACCTCTCGTGgcgggaggaggagcaggagtcgCTACGGCGATCGCTCCGCTCCCTACAGACCCAGCTGGTCAATGAACGTGCTCGGAGGGAGGGGGCGGAGCGAGATGCAGACCTGCTAGCCAATGAGAATGTGGCGCTGGAACAGCGCCTGGGAATGATGGAGGGGTGCCAG GCCAGACTAGCGGAGCTGGAGTGTGAGGCTGAGGAGCTTCGTCAGCTGTGGAGAGCCAACCATGCCACCAAAGCTTCGAGGTCAAGGGTCAGCCTGACAATGCTGCCCAATACCCTCTTCTTCCCCCTGAAccaggagagggggataggggagGATGGCGAGAGCGAGGGAGACGTGATGGACGTCAGCTACCTTTCCAAGCTGAAAGGTTGTGACGTCCTGAAGCGATGCAACAGCGAGAAGCAGCTGAGGTCACCGTGGGATGAGGGGTCAGAGGTAGACGAGAGTCATGACCACGAGCGTTCGTGCATCCGCCGTTCAGAGGTGGTGAAGCAGCGTGGGATCTCCCTCCTCAACGAGGTTGACGCTCAGTACAGCGCTCTGCAGGTAAAATATGATGCGCTGCTGCGGCTCTGCCATCAGGGGCAGCCAGACCCAAGTCAGCAGCACAACCACAAGGAGGTCCAGACGCCCAGCGGAGCCCCCTCTGACTGCCCACAAAGCCCAGCCCCAGCCTCCCTTCGCAAGGCTGCAGGCACAGACATGAAGGGCCAGGAGGATGAACTTCACCAGCCTGACTACAAGGCCCTGTTCAAGGAGATATTTACCTGCATCCAGAAAACCAAAGAGGACCTGAGTGAGAACAGAGGAAAGCCCTGGCAGTTGGAGTAG
- the LOC121568961 gene encoding uncharacterized protein LOC121568961, whose translation MESKAEWETADNSRSLSGGGEERNPASKMSISGENNSDEPMGKIQSERPDSPVPSCVSLKSDQSKREPIEFREGPFQSDQRVQQERPDSPLPSGISMKSEQSKREPIEFRSGDFPPKQGVPRDQHEKSESESEIPNGQSAPSHEMDLSSIFELLEGNVITFVKNELKRLQRILCKDYTDKHTKDEKQESSAREGALKITLHVLRNMNQKELADSLEKRKNSSLCWSEARSS comes from the exons ATGGAGAGCAAAGCAGAGTGGGAGACT GCTGATAATAGCAGGAGTCTCTCTggcgggggagaggagagaaacccTGCCTCCAAAATGAGTATCTCTGGGGAGAACAACTCTGATGAACCCATGGG CAAAATCCAATCAGAGAGACCAGACtcacctgtacccagctgtgtgtccttGAAGAGTGACCAGTCCAAGAGAGAACCTATAGAATTCAGAGAAGGACCTTTTCAATCTGACCAAAG GGTCCAGCAGGAGAGACCAGACTCCCCTTTACCCAGTGGTATATCCATGAAGAGTGAACAGTCAAAGAGAGAGCCTATAGAATTCCGGAGTGGAGACTTTCCTCCAAAACAAGG AGTTCCCAGAGACCAACATGAGAAGTCAgaatcagagtcagagattccgAATGGTCAGTCTGCCCCAAGTCATGAAATGGACCTGTCCTCCATATTTGAG TTGCTTGAAGGCAATGTCATCACTTTTGTGAAGAATGAATTGAAGAGGTTACAGAGGATTCTTTGTAAAGATTACACAGATAAACATACtaaagatgagaagcaggagagcagcgCCAGAGaaggggctctgaagatcacgcTGCACGTTCTGAGGAacatgaaccagaaggagcttgctgactcGCTGGAGAAACGTAAGAATTCAAGCCTTTGTTGGTCGGAGGCTAGATCCTCTTGA